Proteins encoded in a region of the Thermocaproicibacter melissae genome:
- a CDS encoding ferredoxin has translation MINRTGCIACGLCTETCPEVFRMGDDGLAEVYAEVTDDVRESAEAARDNCPVSVISLEE, from the coding sequence ATGATCAATCGAACAGGCTGTATTGCATGCGGATTATGCACCGAGACTTGTCCGGAGGTATTTCGCATGGGAGACGACGGGCTCGCAGAAGTTTACGCAGAAGTCACCGATGACGTTCGGGAAAGTGCGGAAGCGGCCCGCGATAACTGCCCGGTATCGGTAATTTCACTGGAAGAGTAG